TTGGCCCCCTGAATGGGCTAGTCCGAATGGCAAGATGCCGAAAACACTCAAGGTCGCGGCACTCAACGACGAGTACGCGATCGGGACACGACCAGGAAATGGCAGCTCTCTGACCCGCCGGAGGACAACCAGATGACCGCACGCACCACGCGTACCACGACCGCCCGGAAGATCCGGAAGCCTCTGAACTCCCGGTTCGCCGCGGTCAGCGCCATCGCGGTCGCCGGCGCCCTGCTGCTGACCGGCTGTGGCGACCAGACGGACAAGACGAGTTCGGGCGGTGGCGAGAGCGACGCCCCCTCCGCCGCGACCGAGGCCAAGCTCCACAGCATGCTGCCGCAGGCCATTCGCGACAAGGGTGTCGTCAGGGTCGGTTCGGACATTGCCTACCCGCCCGTTGAATTCAAGGACGATTCGGGCGCCACCACGGGCATCGACCCGGATATCGCCGCCGCTCTCGGCAAGGAGCTGGGGGTGAAGTTCGAGTTCCAGAACGGCACCTTCGACACCCTCATCACCGGTCTGCGCTCCAAGCGGTACGACATCGCCATGTCGGCCATGACGGACACCAAGGACCGCCAGAACGGCGTGGACTCCGAGACCGGCAAGAAGGTCGGCGAGGGCGTCGACTTCGTCGACTACTTCACCGCGGGCGTCTCGATCTACACCCCGAAGGGCAAGGACCAGGGGATCAAGACCTGGGCCGACCTCTGCGGCAAGAAGATCGCCGTCCAGCGCGGCACGGTCTCCGAGGACCTGGCCAAGGCCGAGAACAAGAAGTGCGGCGACAAGGGCCCGATCAAGATCGAGGCGTTCGACAACGACCTGGAGGCCCAGACCCGGCTGCGGGCCGGGGGCGCCGACGCGGGCTCCGCCGACTTCCCGGTGGCCGCGTACGCGGTGCAGAAGTCCGGCGGCGGCAAGGACTTCCAGCTCGTCGGCGAGCAGGTGGAGGCCGCCCCGTACGGCATCGCCTTCGCCAAGGACAACACCCAGCTCCGGGACGCCGTCAAGGCCGCCCTGGACGCGATCATCAAGAACGGCGAGTACCAGAAGGTCCTCGACAAGTGGGGGGTCCCCGCGGGCGCGGTGACCGAGGCAAAGATCAACGGCGGCTCCTGACCGGCGGGTCCGGACCCCGTCCGCGAGGTCCGGACCCGTGCGCGGGTCCGGACCCGCCCCGCGAAGACCGGGGCCGCCACCGCCCGGCGGCCCCGGCCCGGACCCGCACCCCAGCAGCACCCACTCGCCATCGAAAGGCTCAAGGCTCCCTGTGACTGCCGACCTCAACACGACGGACCCCAAGGACGCGCCCCCGCCACCGGCGGGCGGGCCGGACGCCATCAAGGCGGTCCCGGTCCGCCACTACGGCCGCTATGTCTCCGCCGCCGTCGCGATCGGCCTCTTCGGGCTGATCGTCTACGCCTTCTCCCAGGGACGGATCAACTGGGGGGCCATCCCGGAGTACTTCTTCGACGACCGTATCGTCGACGGCGTCAAGGAGACGCTGATCCTGACGGTGCTCTCGATGGCCATCGGTATCGGGGGCGGCATCCTGCTCGCCGTGATGCGGCTCTCGAAGAACCCCGTCACCTCGTCCATCGCCTGGTTCTACATCTGGTTCTTCCGGGGCACCCCGG
The nucleotide sequence above comes from Streptomyces clavuligerus. Encoded proteins:
- a CDS encoding ABC transporter substrate-binding protein, giving the protein MTARTTRTTTARKIRKPLNSRFAAVSAIAVAGALLLTGCGDQTDKTSSGGGESDAPSAATEAKLHSMLPQAIRDKGVVRVGSDIAYPPVEFKDDSGATTGIDPDIAAALGKELGVKFEFQNGTFDTLITGLRSKRYDIAMSAMTDTKDRQNGVDSETGKKVGEGVDFVDYFTAGVSIYTPKGKDQGIKTWADLCGKKIAVQRGTVSEDLAKAENKKCGDKGPIKIEAFDNDLEAQTRLRAGGADAGSADFPVAAYAVQKSGGGKDFQLVGEQVEAAPYGIAFAKDNTQLRDAVKAALDAIIKNGEYQKVLDKWGVPAGAVTEAKINGGS